A window of Parambassis ranga chromosome 10, fParRan2.1, whole genome shotgun sequence contains these coding sequences:
- the LOC114442463 gene encoding uncharacterized protein LOC114442463 translates to MASKLVSKLLCPPAFTVLTTLCPRSGYLFQGRAAAAAVMAGARHSSSDSDPPPEKISRYPVPYRKDLPYDIVELMEEVESKGGFLPNVFKVLSHRPAEFRAFFAYYNELMNKETGKLTKADRELIVVATSIHNKCLYCVVSHSALHRIYSKKPTLSDQVIVNYKNAELPPREHAMLDFAMAVCRCDTITEQHFEALEEVGFDREDAWDIAAIAAFFAMSNRLAHLTDMRPNLEFFNMGRMPRDKSKDKAGHGK, encoded by the exons ATGGCGAGTAAACTCGTCTCGAAGCTGCTTTGTCCTCCAGCGTTTACAGTGCTT ACGACACTCTGTCCCCGGTCAGGCTACTTGTTTCAGGGGagggcggcggcggcggcggtaaTGGCAGGAGCCAGACATTCCTCCAGTGACAGCGACCCTCCTCCTGAGAAAATCAGCCGCTATCCAGTTCCATACAGGAAAGACTTACCATATGATATAGTGGAGCTTATGGAGGAAGTGGAGTCAAAG GGAGGCTTTCTGCCAAATGTCTTTAAAGTTCTGTCTCATAGACCAGCAGAGTTCAGAGCCTTCTTTGCATACTACAATGAACTCATGAACAAAGAAACAG GCAAATTAACCAAGGCAGATCGTGAGCTGATTGTAGTCGCTACCAGTATCCACAACAAGTGTCTTTACTGTGTGGTGTCCCACAGTGCACTGCACCGCATCTACTCAAAGAAACCCACTCTTTCTGATCAG GTAATTGTTAACTATAAAAACGCAGAGCTGCCCCCTCGGGAGCACGCCATGCTGGACTTTGCGATGGCAGTGTGTCGCTGCGACAccatcacagagcagcacttCGAGGCTTTGGAGGAGGTTGGCTTTGATCGTGAGGATGCCTGGGACATTGCTGCCATTGCTGCCTTCTTCGCCATGTCCAATCGACTCGCCCACCTCACTGACATGAGGCCTAacttggaattttttaatatggGGCGTATGCCACGGGACAAGAGCAAGGACAAGGCGGGACATGGAAAGTGA